The Balneolaceae bacterium sequence AATCCATGTCTTACTTGATTGAGGGAAAGCAACTCAGCGACTTTACCTCTGATATGGGAGCTTTCTGGAAGATGATAACCGGCGACAGTCAACTCCGATGGCTGGGACCCGAAAAAGGTGTAATCCATCTTGCAACAGGAGCAATCGTCAACGCTGTTTGGGACCTGTATGCAAAAGTTGAAGAGAAACCACTTTGGAGGCTTTTAGCGGATATGTCTCCCGAAGAACTTGTACAATGTGTTGATTTTACATATATCACAGATGCCATCACTCCTGAGGAAGCTCTTAATATTTTACAAAAACAGGAATCATCTAAACAAGAACGAATTGAAGACCTGACACAAAATGGCTATCCGGCTTACACCACTTCGGCCGGTTGGCTGGGTTATTCGGATGAGAAAATCCGCCGCCTGAGCCGGGAAGCCAGGGAAGAAGGTTTTACTCATCTCAAAATGAAAGTGGGCTCAGACCTGGAGGATGACAGGCGACGTGCCGGAATCATCCGTGAAGAGATTGGATCAGACATGAAACTGATGATGGACGCCAATCAGAAATGGAATGTGGATGAAGCGATCTCCAACATGAAATCCCTGGCAGATTTTGACCCTTATTGGATTGAAGAACCCACCAGTCCCGACGATATTATAGGTCATGCCGCAATCGGGAAAGAGATTAAGCCAATTAAAATTGCCACCGGCGAGCACTGCCA is a genomic window containing:
- a CDS encoding L-fuconate dehydratase, whose amino-acid sequence is MDITITDVKVKDIRFPTSQSLDGSDAMNPDPDYSAAYVILKTDSEYEGHGLTFTIGRGNEICVQAIQSMSYLIEGKQLSDFTSDMGAFWKMITGDSQLRWLGPEKGVIHLATGAIVNAVWDLYAKVEEKPLWRLLADMSPEELVQCVDFTYITDAITPEEALNILQKQESSKQERIEDLTQNGYPAYTTSAGWLGYSDEKIRRLSREAREEGFTHLKMKVGSDLEDDRRRAGIIREEIGSDMKLMMDANQKWNVDEAISNMKSLADFDPYWIEEPTSPDDIIGHAAIGKEIKPIKIATGEHCQNRVIFKQLMQAEAMDICQIDSCRVGGVNENLAIMLMAAKFGIPVCPHAGGVGLCEYVQHLSMIDYIAISGSKENRIIEYVDHLHEHFVDPVEIKNGAYIPPKKPGYSIEMKPESLKDYEFPNGKIWHNSEEKKSTSEGGAGG